From one Pseudoalteromonas ulvae UL12 genomic stretch:
- a CDS encoding bifunctional acetate--CoA ligase family protein/GNAT family N-acetyltransferase: MSVKRISQFFNPRSVAVIGASNQTNRAGFVVMRNLLQGGFNGPIMPVTPKYKAVHGVLAYPDIASLPQVPDLAILCTNKHISIALIKALGEKGCKHAILIASGFKEAQKQALQQAAKEHGVNLLGPNCLGLLIPSIGLNASFSHTIASPGKLAFISQSAAVCSTILDWAQNKGIGFSYFVSMGDCCDIDFHELIDFLGRDPKTQAILLYIDNIANARSFISAARAAAVNKPVIAIKTGKTNLGAAAAQLHTGGYTSADAVYDAMFQRAGMLRVNDLRELFAATQTLALHPKLLKKEHLTVLTNGGGPGVMSVDTLIQSSGRLATLSEDTIQQLNKVMPQDDMIANPVDIFGDSDPSRYQKTLEILLKAPEVDNLLILHSPSALAPSEEYAKIIVDTVNALPKMQRPYVLTNFMGEDAAYAARKVCNLGGIPTYRTPEGAVGAFMHLVQYRRNQKHLTQTPESLPQSYSVDNRSAKKMIKQHLLDEQSYLSTYQTRPILQHYGIDIIQTEVALTPSEAKEQAQELGFPIALKLISPSIESKSDVGGVVLNLNDGDEVEQTAFAMLLRIKQTYPDAIIEGFSLQKMAPRAGAQELRIAIKSDPCFGPVILLGESGTGLSYAQAAVALPPLNMNLAKYLIAAAHDKGFIKDKHLPDKIDKYTLCALLTRVSQLIVDQPDIASLELNPVLAIDGQFLVLDAMMTLKKYQIKGTKRLCIRPYPKELEQIITLKDGSTALLRPIKPEDEAAHREFDLSLSKEDRYKRFFGELPDFSHEQLAKMTQIDYDREMAFIVSKETSQGWQTLGVSRVLMDPDNHEAEFAIVIRSDLKGLGLGRVLMQSAIDHCKNQQVSIISGITLPENTGMIALAKKLGFIVKRDFEEGTVTMALDLTT, encoded by the coding sequence ATGAGTGTAAAGCGGATCAGTCAGTTTTTTAATCCTCGCTCTGTCGCGGTCATTGGCGCTTCGAATCAAACGAACCGAGCTGGGTTTGTTGTGATGAGAAATTTACTACAGGGCGGATTTAATGGGCCCATTATGCCTGTTACACCAAAATATAAAGCCGTTCATGGCGTACTCGCTTACCCTGATATCGCTTCTTTGCCGCAAGTCCCTGATTTAGCTATTTTATGCACCAATAAACATATCTCAATCGCATTAATCAAAGCGCTCGGCGAAAAAGGCTGTAAGCATGCCATTTTAATCGCCTCAGGTTTTAAAGAAGCGCAAAAACAAGCATTACAACAAGCTGCGAAAGAACATGGGGTTAACTTACTTGGCCCAAACTGCTTGGGTCTGCTGATCCCAAGTATTGGCCTGAATGCGAGCTTTTCTCATACTATCGCAAGCCCTGGTAAATTAGCTTTTATTTCTCAATCAGCTGCGGTGTGCTCAACCATTTTGGACTGGGCACAAAATAAAGGCATTGGCTTTTCTTATTTTGTTTCTATGGGTGATTGCTGCGACATAGATTTCCACGAGTTAATTGACTTTTTAGGGCGCGACCCTAAAACCCAAGCCATCTTGTTGTATATCGATAATATCGCCAATGCACGCAGCTTTATCTCGGCCGCACGCGCTGCAGCAGTCAATAAGCCCGTTATTGCGATTAAAACCGGCAAAACCAATTTAGGTGCAGCGGCTGCTCAACTGCATACAGGCGGTTATACCAGCGCAGATGCTGTTTACGATGCGATGTTCCAACGCGCAGGTATGCTACGAGTAAACGACTTACGAGAGCTCTTTGCTGCCACGCAGACCCTAGCACTTCATCCAAAACTTCTTAAAAAAGAGCACTTAACTGTGTTAACGAACGGCGGTGGCCCAGGTGTAATGTCTGTTGATACCTTAATCCAAAGCTCAGGTCGCCTTGCGACACTTAGTGAGGATACCATTCAGCAACTCAATAAAGTCATGCCGCAAGATGACATGATTGCAAACCCTGTTGATATTTTTGGTGATTCTGATCCGAGCCGCTATCAAAAAACCCTTGAAATACTGCTAAAAGCGCCTGAGGTTGATAATTTATTAATTTTACACAGCCCATCTGCGTTAGCCCCCAGCGAAGAGTACGCAAAAATTATCGTCGATACCGTTAATGCCCTTCCAAAAATGCAGCGCCCTTATGTTTTGACTAATTTCATGGGTGAAGATGCCGCTTATGCTGCACGCAAAGTGTGTAATTTGGGTGGGATCCCAACCTATCGCACCCCTGAAGGTGCTGTTGGGGCGTTTATGCATTTAGTGCAATATCGTCGCAACCAAAAGCATTTAACCCAAACACCTGAATCATTGCCACAGTCGTACAGTGTTGATAATCGTTCAGCCAAAAAAATGATTAAACAGCATTTACTCGACGAACAAAGCTATTTATCAACCTATCAAACCCGACCTATTTTGCAACATTACGGCATTGATATCATTCAAACCGAAGTGGCACTCACTCCAAGTGAAGCAAAGGAGCAAGCCCAAGAATTAGGGTTCCCAATCGCACTCAAACTGATTAGCCCCAGTATTGAATCAAAATCTGATGTGGGTGGAGTTGTGCTTAATTTAAATGATGGCGATGAAGTCGAGCAAACAGCTTTTGCGATGTTGTTACGCATCAAACAAACCTATCCGGATGCCATTATTGAGGGCTTTTCATTACAAAAAATGGCGCCAAGAGCGGGTGCACAAGAGCTTCGCATCGCAATCAAGAGTGATCCCTGTTTTGGACCCGTTATCTTGCTCGGCGAATCCGGGACAGGTTTGAGTTACGCTCAGGCGGCTGTTGCGCTTCCCCCTCTTAATATGAACTTAGCTAAGTATTTAATTGCTGCCGCTCACGATAAAGGCTTTATCAAAGACAAACACCTTCCTGATAAAATTGATAAATACACTTTATGCGCCTTATTGACTCGTGTGTCACAACTGATTGTTGATCAACCCGATATTGCTTCTCTTGAGCTCAATCCTGTGCTGGCTATTGATGGTCAATTTTTAGTGCTTGATGCAATGATGACGCTAAAAAAATATCAAATTAAAGGCACGAAACGCCTCTGTATTCGCCCGTATCCGAAAGAATTAGAGCAGATCATTACCTTAAAAGATGGTTCGACAGCTTTACTGCGGCCAATAAAACCAGAAGATGAAGCGGCCCACAGAGAATTTGATTTATCCCTCAGCAAAGAAGATCGCTACAAGCGTTTCTTTGGGGAGTTGCCTGATTTTAGCCATGAACAACTAGCAAAAATGACTCAGATTGATTATGACCGTGAAATGGCCTTTATTGTGTCTAAAGAAACATCACAAGGTTGGCAAACTCTAGGGGTGTCACGTGTGCTAATGGATCCTGATAACCATGAAGCCGAATTTGCGATTGTGATCCGATCAGACCTAAAAGGTTTAGGCCTTGGTAGAGTATTGATGCAAAGTGCAATCGACCATTGTAAAAATCAGCAAGTGTCTATCATTAGCGGCATTACGTTACCTGAAAATACCGGTATGATTGCATTAGCCAAAAAACTAGGGTTTATCGTGAAGCGAGACTTTGAAGAGGGCACCGTTACTATGGCGCTCGATCTCACCACCTGA
- a CDS encoding cupin domain-containing protein gives MTLLLICAALGASAIDLKHMIPSHQQDLVTVHSLGSPETGTEHLMFIKKSIPLMVNYQKTERIYVLSGHGTVTVDGSSLSVKQGDYISVPTSELDVLLGFDQDVKVLSVLG, from the coding sequence ATGACCTTATTGCTTATTTGTGCAGCCTTAGGTGCAAGTGCTATTGATTTAAAACACATGATCCCATCCCATCAACAAGATTTAGTCACTGTTCATTCCTTAGGATCGCCTGAAACGGGCACAGAGCATTTGATGTTTATCAAAAAGTCGATACCTTTAATGGTTAATTACCAAAAAACTGAACGCATTTATGTACTCAGCGGTCATGGCACGGTGACTGTCGATGGTTCATCACTTTCGGTAAAACAAGGTGATTACATTTCGGTGCCAACTTCAGAGTTAGATGTATTGCTTGGTTTTGACCAAGATGTCAAAGTGTTATCTGTATTAGGTTAA
- a CDS encoding SIMPL domain-containing protein, protein MERFSIKQPLILGALLAIGLSSLGWQIKTGLLEYKAMERTVLVKGLAEQEVLADTVIWPIQFSDTGNDLAELIEQVQSKNEAINAFLALHGFDPNDVSLGALAVIDKLADQYSNNQGVQYRYLVRSTITVHSQEPEKVNNALSKISQLAKQNIAIAGQNYESRVQYSFTGLNDLKPQMIQTATEQAREVAEKFANDSKSKLGKIKSARQGQFSISDRDSNTPHIKHVRVVSTVEYYLSD, encoded by the coding sequence ATGGAGAGATTTTCGATTAAACAACCGCTGATTTTAGGGGCGTTATTGGCTATTGGTTTGAGTTCATTAGGCTGGCAAATCAAAACGGGTTTACTTGAGTACAAAGCGATGGAGCGTACCGTTTTAGTCAAAGGGCTTGCTGAACAAGAAGTACTCGCCGACACCGTTATTTGGCCAATTCAATTTAGCGACACAGGCAATGATTTAGCTGAGCTTATTGAACAGGTTCAATCCAAAAATGAAGCGATTAATGCATTTTTGGCTCTACATGGCTTTGATCCAAATGACGTGTCGTTAGGGGCGTTGGCGGTGATTGATAAGTTGGCCGATCAATATAGTAATAATCAAGGCGTTCAATATCGTTATCTAGTTCGCTCAACCATCACGGTGCATAGCCAAGAGCCTGAAAAAGTAAATAATGCATTAAGTAAAATTAGCCAGCTAGCGAAGCAAAATATTGCGATAGCAGGACAAAATTACGAAAGCAGAGTGCAATATTCTTTTACCGGTTTAAATGATCTCAAACCACAGATGATCCAAACGGCGACCGAGCAAGCACGCGAAGTTGCCGAGAAATTTGCAAATGACTCGAAATCGAAATTAGGTAAAATAAAATCTGCGCGACAAGGGCAATTTAGCATATCAGATCGCGATTCCAATACCCCACACATTAAACACGTGCGTGTAGTTTCAACCGTCGAATATTACTTATCAGATTAA
- a CDS encoding RNA polymerase subunit sigma-24, producing MLHITNGDNANLYLKRIGIQGEFQAWQDALHEGQITAHTDLKDISEIRGHFLAEYFCIDLKIVQEKFAERDDTLLQLPEHEAITLWLTPELFDALIGLQFLAWYRATGRPLNQLFIVMLPEYLPPHDLNPEQISQHYQSRFNPSAEFIQLAEQVWLGLVTSLSMLEHTLTLDFKFWPNLKPAMIRYLEEKRLNHGYNRTQWQIIEALANGPLSLAQLFGANQNQEEVIFMGDLSFWCLLEQMRDIINIDTDECILHQDIEFYHGHRCELNSKGCSLL from the coding sequence ATGCTTCATATTACCAATGGCGATAATGCGAATTTATACCTTAAAAGAATCGGTATTCAAGGTGAGTTTCAGGCTTGGCAAGATGCTTTACATGAAGGGCAAATTACGGCTCATACTGACTTAAAAGACATCAGCGAAATACGCGGTCATTTTTTGGCTGAATATTTTTGTATTGATTTAAAAATTGTACAAGAAAAATTCGCTGAGCGTGATGATACACTGCTTCAATTACCTGAGCATGAAGCTATCACGCTATGGCTGACTCCAGAACTATTTGATGCCTTAATAGGGTTGCAGTTTTTAGCTTGGTACCGAGCAACGGGTCGACCATTAAACCAGCTTTTTATCGTGATGCTTCCGGAGTATTTGCCGCCTCACGATTTAAATCCAGAACAAATATCACAACATTATCAAAGTCGTTTTAATCCCAGCGCTGAGTTTATTCAATTAGCTGAACAAGTGTGGTTAGGGCTGGTGACTTCTCTGAGTATGCTCGAGCATACATTGACACTTGATTTTAAGTTTTGGCCAAATCTTAAACCTGCGATGATACGTTACTTAGAAGAGAAGCGTTTGAATCATGGTTATAATCGGACTCAATGGCAAATTATAGAAGCCCTCGCGAATGGGCCTTTATCATTGGCGCAATTATTTGGTGCGAATCAAAACCAAGAAGAAGTGATATTTATGGGCGATCTCAGCTTTTGGTGTTTACTTGAACAAATGCGCGATATTATTAATATCGATACTGATGAATGTATTTTGCATCAAGATATTGAGTTTTATCACGGACATCGGTGCGAGCTTAACTCCAAAGGTTGCTCTTTGTTATAA
- a CDS encoding helix-turn-helix transcriptional regulator yields MLSEVTTNNLKGSTRKLEIVNSLAELECEIKCIAKNLNAISYALCVFSVDLPEKDSVNIYGTLGSALSQLIIESQLIKSYCQSDFKPIRINEISNYYQLKDLKKKKAFYIFSDTLLIPFKGSAYEYGCLILRTKDEKTLKDEYFKSIVRVQYMYDAFKRSKKGKANEIKFTKREIECLKWATEGKTSWEISQILTITDRTVNYHIANCIRKTNSTNRQQAIAKFCAMGFV; encoded by the coding sequence GTGCTCTCTGAAGTAACAACTAATAACCTAAAAGGCTCAACAAGAAAACTCGAAATAGTGAATTCGCTAGCTGAGTTAGAATGTGAAATAAAGTGCATAGCAAAAAATTTAAACGCTATCAGTTACGCACTCTGTGTTTTTTCTGTCGATCTACCAGAGAAAGATTCTGTAAATATATATGGAACTCTAGGCAGTGCACTTTCTCAATTAATCATAGAAAGTCAGTTAATTAAATCTTATTGTCAATCAGATTTCAAACCAATTAGAATCAACGAAATAAGTAATTACTACCAATTAAAAGATTTAAAAAAGAAAAAAGCTTTTTATATTTTTAGCGACACATTACTCATTCCTTTTAAAGGTTCAGCATATGAATATGGCTGCTTAATATTAAGAACAAAAGATGAAAAAACACTAAAAGACGAGTATTTTAAATCTATTGTCCGTGTTCAATATATGTATGATGCATTTAAAAGAAGTAAAAAAGGTAAAGCAAATGAAATAAAATTCACGAAACGGGAGATTGAGTGCTTAAAATGGGCAACTGAAGGAAAAACATCGTGGGAAATAAGCCAAATATTAACCATCACAGACCGAACAGTTAATTATCATATTGCTAATTGCATTCGAAAAACTAATAGCACGAATAGGCAACAAGCTATCGCAAAGTTTTGTGCCATGGGTTTTGTATAG
- a CDS encoding DUF885 domain-containing protein translates to MRKMTLIAATISAALLAGCQQAPNAQSTPAPAQVQVVASEVEKANAFFEEVFMRGVMRSPVYQTYMGIKQDYDKWDDGSEERALEDLALTKKDLATLMTINRDQLDPITQTSYDLFKQGLEENIADFKWRYHNYPVNQMFGTHSMVPAFLINQHQISDVADAKAYISRLNGVPTVFEQLEKDLEVRAQKGIIAPKFVFPHVIDSSKNIIKGAPFEQGEDSTLLADFTRKVTALDIEESEKKALISEATQSLKVAIKPAYSKLISYLEQLEKRADERDGAWKFPDGEAFYNNALARTTTTALTAKEIHAIGLSEVARIHDEMREIKEKVGFKGDLAAFMEFMKTDKQFYYPNTAEGKQAYLDEAVKVIDDMKARLDELFIIKPKADLQVKAVEAFREKAAGKAFYQQPAPDGSRPGIYYANLYDMEAMPTYQLEALAYHEGVPGHHMQIAIAQELEGIPKFRKFGGYTAYVEGWGLYSELVPKEMGLYADPYSDFGRLAMELWRACRLVVDTGIHAMKWTRQEGIDYYVNNTPNATSDGVKMVERHVVMPSQATAYKIGMLKIQELREHAKKQLGDKFDIRQFHDVVLKNGPLPLNVLERYVDEYIASAGKA, encoded by the coding sequence ATGCGTAAAATGACTCTCATAGCAGCCACTATTAGTGCTGCTCTTTTGGCTGGCTGCCAACAAGCGCCAAACGCACAAAGCACACCTGCGCCCGCTCAAGTTCAAGTTGTGGCCAGCGAAGTCGAAAAAGCGAATGCATTTTTTGAAGAAGTCTTCATGCGCGGCGTCATGCGAAGCCCTGTCTATCAAACATACATGGGCATTAAACAAGATTACGATAAATGGGATGATGGTTCAGAAGAGCGTGCCCTTGAAGACTTAGCACTGACCAAGAAAGATTTAGCCACTTTAATGACCATTAATCGCGATCAACTGGATCCTATTACACAAACCAGTTATGACCTATTCAAACAAGGGTTAGAAGAGAACATCGCGGATTTCAAATGGCGTTATCATAACTATCCAGTGAATCAAATGTTCGGCACACATTCTATGGTACCGGCATTTTTGATTAACCAACACCAGATCAGCGACGTAGCCGATGCAAAAGCTTATATTTCTCGTCTAAATGGTGTGCCGACTGTATTTGAGCAGCTTGAAAAAGACCTCGAAGTCCGTGCGCAAAAAGGCATTATCGCTCCAAAGTTTGTCTTTCCTCATGTAATTGATTCAAGTAAAAACATCATTAAAGGTGCACCATTTGAACAAGGTGAAGATTCTACACTTCTTGCTGACTTTACTCGAAAAGTGACAGCACTCGACATTGAAGAGTCAGAAAAAAAAGCTTTAATCAGTGAAGCTACACAAAGCCTTAAAGTGGCGATCAAACCGGCTTATAGCAAGTTAATTAGCTACTTAGAGCAACTTGAAAAACGCGCTGATGAACGTGATGGTGCGTGGAAATTCCCTGATGGCGAAGCGTTTTATAACAACGCCCTAGCCCGTACCACTACAACCGCTCTTACCGCGAAAGAAATCCACGCGATTGGTTTAAGTGAAGTAGCCCGTATTCATGATGAAATGCGTGAAATAAAAGAAAAAGTTGGCTTTAAAGGTGACTTAGCTGCTTTTATGGAATTCATGAAAACTGACAAGCAATTCTATTACCCCAATACCGCAGAAGGTAAGCAAGCGTATTTAGATGAAGCTGTTAAAGTCATTGACGATATGAAAGCACGTTTAGACGAGTTATTTATCATCAAACCTAAAGCGGATTTACAAGTTAAAGCCGTTGAAGCATTCCGTGAAAAAGCCGCCGGTAAAGCGTTTTATCAACAACCAGCGCCAGATGGTTCGCGTCCAGGCATTTACTATGCGAACTTGTATGACATGGAAGCAATGCCAACTTATCAGTTAGAAGCACTGGCTTATCATGAAGGTGTGCCAGGCCACCATATGCAAATTGCGATTGCGCAAGAGTTAGAGGGTATTCCAAAATTCCGTAAGTTTGGTGGTTACACAGCCTATGTTGAAGGTTGGGGTTTATACTCTGAACTTGTTCCAAAAGAGATGGGCTTATATGCAGATCCGTACTCTGATTTTGGTCGCCTCGCGATGGAACTCTGGCGCGCCTGTCGCTTAGTCGTCGACACAGGTATTCACGCGATGAAATGGACTCGCCAAGAAGGGATTGATTACTATGTAAACAACACGCCGAATGCGACGTCTGACGGTGTCAAAATGGTTGAGCGTCATGTTGTCATGCCATCACAAGCAACGGCTTATAAAATCGGTATGCTGAAAATTCAAGAGCTACGCGAACATGCTAAAAAGCAGTTGGGTGATAAGTTTGATATTCGCCAATTCCATGATGTTGTACTAAAAAATGGACCGCTTCCACTTAATGTTTTAGAACGTTATGTTGATGAGTATATCGCTTCAGCCGGAAAAGCTTAA
- the hemW gene encoding radical SAM family heme chaperone HemW: MILPPLSLYVHIPWCVQKCPYCDFNSHGQKGEIPETAYVQHLLDDLHQDLHFVQGRKLHSIFIGGGTPSLMSEQAIHDLLAGIEQAIPFTENIEITLEANPGTVEAGRFEGYVRAGVNRISIGVQSMQNDKLKALGRIHDANEAIKAAEHAHLAGLNSFNLDLMHGLPGQSLDDALNDLKTIIELKPKHISWYQLTIEPNTQFHSKPPTLPEDDILWDIQEQGQAMLAKAGYEQYEISGYSQPGYQCQHNLNYWRFGDYLGIGCGAHGKITLPEKECLIRTEKVKHPKGYMDLTKPYIYKRWQVEHSDLAFEFFMNRLRLFEACDKTAFHELTGLPLHQVEAAFEHAIKQGLLQHTAQQWQVTVKGHRYLNNLLELFV; encoded by the coding sequence GTGATTTTACCCCCTCTGAGCTTATATGTTCATATTCCGTGGTGCGTGCAAAAATGCCCGTACTGTGACTTCAACAGCCACGGCCAAAAAGGTGAGATACCAGAAACCGCCTATGTTCAGCATTTATTAGATGATTTACATCAAGATTTACACTTTGTACAAGGGCGAAAACTTCACTCTATATTTATTGGCGGCGGCACTCCTAGCTTAATGTCTGAGCAAGCTATTCATGATTTACTCGCTGGCATTGAGCAAGCAATACCCTTCACTGAAAACATCGAAATCACGCTCGAAGCTAACCCTGGCACCGTCGAAGCAGGGCGCTTTGAAGGTTATGTGCGTGCTGGCGTCAATCGAATCTCGATTGGTGTTCAGAGCATGCAAAATGACAAGCTCAAAGCTCTGGGCCGAATCCATGATGCCAACGAAGCCATCAAAGCTGCAGAGCATGCTCACTTAGCGGGGCTTAACAGCTTTAACCTTGATTTAATGCACGGTTTACCTGGACAAAGTCTTGATGATGCCTTGAATGATTTAAAAACGATTATCGAGTTAAAGCCCAAACACATTTCGTGGTATCAACTGACTATTGAGCCCAATACGCAATTTCACTCTAAACCCCCAACTTTGCCCGAAGATGACATTTTATGGGACATTCAGGAACAAGGTCAGGCTATGCTTGCCAAAGCTGGGTATGAACAATATGAAATTTCAGGCTATAGCCAGCCCGGCTACCAATGTCAGCACAACCTCAATTATTGGCGCTTTGGTGACTATTTAGGTATAGGCTGCGGCGCGCATGGTAAAATCACTTTACCCGAAAAAGAATGCTTAATTCGCACAGAAAAAGTGAAGCACCCCAAAGGGTATATGGATTTAACCAAACCCTATATTTATAAACGTTGGCAAGTTGAACATTCAGATTTAGCATTTGAATTTTTTATGAATCGCTTACGTCTATTTGAAGCCTGTGACAAAACAGCTTTTCATGAATTGACGGGATTGCCTCTGCACCAAGTTGAAGCTGCATTTGAACACGCTATAAAACAGGGATTACTGCAGCATACCGCGCAACAATGGCAAGTAACCGTAAAAGGGCACCGATATCTCAACAACTTGTTAGAATTGTTTGTCTAA
- a CDS encoding XTP/dITP diphosphatase, which translates to MQKIVLATGNQGKVNELAAMLDNLKIEVIAQSEFSVPDVAETGTTFIENAIIKARHAAKITGLPAIADDSGLEVDALRGAPGIYSARFAGDNASDRDNIDKLLSELKGVPKQKRTARFWCVLVLMRHADDPTPLICQASWEGMITEQPVGDAGFGYDPVFYIPNLNTTSAELSKADKNAISHRGQALQQLLTHLQAQL; encoded by the coding sequence ATGCAAAAAATAGTACTCGCAACAGGTAATCAAGGCAAAGTGAACGAGCTAGCGGCGATGCTGGATAATCTCAAAATCGAAGTGATTGCACAAAGTGAATTCAGCGTGCCTGACGTTGCCGAAACTGGCACTACCTTTATTGAAAATGCGATCATCAAAGCACGCCATGCCGCAAAAATTACTGGTTTACCTGCTATCGCTGATGATTCAGGCCTAGAAGTGGATGCCTTACGCGGTGCGCCGGGTATTTACTCGGCACGCTTTGCCGGTGACAATGCCAGTGATCGCGATAATATTGACAAATTACTCTCAGAGTTAAAGGGCGTACCAAAGCAAAAACGCACCGCTCGTTTTTGGTGTGTACTGGTTTTGATGCGCCATGCTGATGATCCTACGCCGCTGATATGTCAAGCCAGCTGGGAAGGAATGATTACCGAACAACCAGTGGGTGACGCTGGGTTTGGCTATGATCCGGTCTTTTATATTCCAAACTTAAACACGACCTCTGCAGAGCTTTCAAAAGCGGATAAAAACGCAATTAGCCACCGTGGCCAAGCATTACAACAACTTCTCACTCATTTGCAGGCTCAACTGTGA
- a CDS encoding MipA/OmpV family protein → MRIILTRLHLFIILIGYHSALWATEQDWGLGAFVRHAEIPFATQSDTVTSFVPMMFYQGEHFFIKGTEGGMHFWQDSHNEINVIGRLRFFDIPAQYQNAVQGDTIDIGLQWHHQLNAQTHLDSEILSDLNGDIYGQFTAKQRYESGRWEWMPEIGARLKTSAFNSRYYALELLTNESIGAGIEFNTKLTGRYHVGSNFYLLGSIGANTLDQNAKHASATDKDWQAEAYLGFALFNDKTQTKKKHLRQSGYIRAAHGWATPSNIGEILSGNTVKDQYNNQLTSIFYGLPLTDEVLGMPLDVYLTPGFVFHHESQVQERIEEYVLGIKAYYTFSWPVRWRLGVAEGLSYVSDITYIERSEMERKGYRPSELLNYLDFTIDVNLGDVFNISQWKKTWLGYSIHHRSAIFESASQFGRIKGGSNYNTLYIQVHF, encoded by the coding sequence GTGCGTATTATTTTAACTCGCTTACACCTTTTTATTATTCTTATTGGCTATCACTCTGCGCTTTGGGCAACAGAGCAAGATTGGGGGCTTGGTGCTTTTGTTCGGCACGCTGAGATACCATTTGCGACTCAATCAGATACTGTCACAAGCTTTGTCCCTATGATGTTTTATCAAGGCGAGCATTTTTTTATTAAAGGCACCGAAGGTGGAATGCACTTTTGGCAAGACTCTCACAACGAAATAAATGTTATCGGTAGGCTTCGCTTTTTTGATATTCCTGCTCAATATCAAAATGCAGTCCAAGGAGACACTATCGACATTGGTCTGCAATGGCACCATCAACTAAACGCTCAGACCCACCTTGATAGCGAAATATTAAGTGATTTAAATGGCGATATTTATGGTCAATTTACAGCAAAGCAACGCTATGAATCTGGCCGCTGGGAATGGATGCCTGAAATTGGCGCAAGGCTCAAAACCAGTGCATTTAACAGTCGTTATTATGCCCTAGAGCTTTTAACAAATGAATCTATCGGAGCTGGCATTGAGTTTAATACTAAACTAACAGGCCGTTACCATGTAGGGTCTAATTTTTATTTACTGGGCTCAATAGGCGCCAATACTCTCGATCAAAATGCCAAGCATGCCAGTGCTACCGACAAAGATTGGCAAGCTGAGGCCTATTTGGGCTTCGCTCTGTTCAATGATAAAACTCAAACAAAGAAAAAACATTTGCGACAATCTGGCTATATTCGTGCAGCCCATGGCTGGGCTACCCCATCAAACATTGGCGAGATCCTCAGTGGTAACACAGTTAAAGACCAATATAATAATCAATTAACATCTATTTTCTATGGGTTGCCTTTAACCGACGAAGTGCTGGGAATGCCCCTAGATGTTTACCTTACCCCTGGATTTGTTTTTCATCATGAATCTCAAGTGCAGGAGCGCATTGAAGAGTACGTACTGGGTATTAAAGCGTACTACACTTTTTCTTGGCCGGTACGCTGGCGCCTTGGCGTTGCTGAAGGACTATCCTATGTCTCTGATATTACTTACATCGAACGAAGTGAAATGGAGCGAAAAGGCTATCGACCTAGTGAGCTATTAAATTATCTCGACTTTACAATTGATGTAAATTTGGGCGATGTATTTAATATTTCGCAATGGAAAAAAACGTGGCTCGGCTACAGTATCCATCACCGCTCAGCTATTTTTGAGTCGGCCTCACAATTTGGCAGAATAAAAGGAGGCAGTAACTATAATACCCTTTACATACAAGTCCATTTTTGA
- a CDS encoding PilZ domain-containing protein: MEDRRRFTRIIFSTPAFLSNMGIIWSCTLIDLSLKGALVDKPDNWRDGEVKNVLLTFTLADTDIEITMNMNVSHEAQHHLGLQCEQIDIDSATHLKRLIALNVGDDSLLDRDLENLVHPE, from the coding sequence ATGGAAGATAGACGTCGCTTTACTCGCATTATTTTTTCAACGCCCGCTTTCCTATCGAACATGGGCATCATCTGGTCATGCACGCTTATCGACCTGTCGCTAAAAGGTGCATTAGTTGATAAACCCGATAACTGGCGTGATGGTGAAGTCAAAAATGTGCTTCTCACTTTCACTTTGGCCGATACGGATATCGAAATCACAATGAATATGAATGTGAGCCATGAAGCACAGCATCACTTAGGCTTGCAATGTGAACAAATAGACATCGATAGCGCGACCCACCTAAAACGCTTAATTGCCCTTAATGTCGGTGATGACTCTTTACTCGACCGCGACCTTGAAAACCTAGTCCACCCAGAATAA